From a region of the Lactuca sativa cultivar Salinas chromosome 4, Lsat_Salinas_v11, whole genome shotgun sequence genome:
- the LOC111903495 gene encoding kinesin-like protein KIN-7L, chloroplastic, whose amino-acid sequence MATHIPYRDSKFTRLLVSSVSGHGSVSLICTVTPFSSNSEETHNTLKFAHYEKHIEIQVAQNKINDENSLINAYQNQIRSLKEELHQLEQEGEAKDALLSQKQILTRLILVSTKYPHQTDLGSRYSFKEEKFCVLINDIKLILQYSNYKFKSMTSREIEKVVGDPQLPVLHRPLVETSVEVLRPEQVVVKNKETLNQLKELNVEQERDVEHELLPLVSTFFCSCSSVTWIFGQPGKLTLPESFQQEHQAQVTSPIP is encoded by the exons ATGGCTACTCATATACCATACAGAGACTCAAAATTTACAAGACTTCTTGTGTCTTCTGTAAGTGGTCATGGAAGTGTATCT CTTATTTGCACTGTTACTCCCTTTTCAAGCAATTCAGAGGAGACACACAACACATTAAAATTTGCACATTATGAAAAACACATTGAAATTCAAGTAGCACAAAATAAG ATCAATGATGAAAACTCCCTTATCAATGCATATCAAAATCAAATTCGATCTTTAAAAGAGGAGTTACATCAGTTGGAGCAAGAAGGAGAAGCTAAAGATGCTTTATTAAGCCAAAAACAAATTCTCACAAGACTGATCCTAGTCTCAACCAAATATCCACATCAGACTGATCTAGGAAGCAGATATTCCTTTAAGGAAGAGAAG TTCTGTGTCTTGATTAATGATATAAAGTTAATATTGCAATATAGTAATTATAAATTTAAGa GCATGACTTCTAGAGAAATAGAGAAGGTTGTAGGTGATCCTCAACTTCCTGTTTTGCATCGTCCTCTTGTTGAAACAAGTGTAGAAGTACTAAGACCTGAACAA GTTGTTGTGAAGaataaagaaaccctaaatcagcTAAAAGAACTCAATGTTGAACAAGAAAGAGATGTGGAGCAT GAGCTTCTTCCCCTTGTGTCGACTTTCTTTTGCTCTTGCTCTTCTGTTACTTGGATCTTTGGCCAACCGGGGAAGTTGACTTTGCCTGAATCATTTCAGCAGGAACACCAAGCTCAAGTGACATCTCCAATACCTTAA